The following are from one region of the Magallana gigas chromosome 6, xbMagGiga1.1, whole genome shotgun sequence genome:
- the LOC105335325 gene encoding DNA-directed RNA polymerase II subunit GRINL1A isoform X2, whose amino-acid sequence MASEKQGYLGNLEEKSIQELKELLTREENILRKKKFVSSLPDKGKKIIEFRQKLLDLISKKQNLYHETALPQTLISSSEEKIKQHLNPLIKPKSRFSEEEKVFKSVENDSVEVTKKDVAHDIVSMESQPRGPEAEAVIMHENKSPMQTTQDNANTLPSPLQTAQTTTYGASEFAKLRDKSHQGDQNTTQVVTNLSCGVNKTPKTAQSQDTDVNMLENAMERMEFGPGVHSIESEELREKILENSAKVSSQFKTNSFLKIHHVEDLPDKYKWKSRQNHPITGPDSSAPHHMTVREDSAATPPDYKYKEARLIPLDESMQLQQAQQKHQEELQAQAAAERLARSLKIKMEPYNPEGRNMSYRTREDPMDTDSDDEPEVEFYPDDVD is encoded by the exons ATGGCTTCTGAAAAACAAGGCTATTTAGGAAATCTTGAAGAAAAATCTATCCAAGAGCTTAAAGAACTGTTGACCAGGGAAGAGAACATCCTAAGAAAGAA aaaatttGTTTCAAGTCTTCCAGACAAAGgcaaaaaaataattgagtTCAGACAGAAACTGTTGGATTTAATCAGCAAAAAGCAGAATCTGTATCATGAGACAGCTTTACCCCAGACTTTAATCTCCAGCAGTGAGgagaaaataaaacagcatCTAAATCCACTTATCAAACCAAAATCTAGGTTTTCAGAGGAAGAAAAGGTTTTTAAATCAGTGGAAAATGACAGTGTAGAAGTGACTAAGAAGGATGTGGCCCATGACATTGTTTCCATGGAGAGTCAGCCCAGAGGGCCAGAGGCAGAAGCAGTGATAATGCACGAAAACAAATCGCCAATGCAAACAACACAGGACAATGCAAACACTTTACCATCACCATTGCAAACTGCTCAAACCACGACATATGGTGCCAGTGAATTTGCAAAGTTGAGAGATAAGAGTCACCAAGGTGACCAAAACACTACTCAAGTTGTTACAAATCTATCTTGTGGTGTAAATAAAACTCCCAAAACTGCACAGAGTCAAGACACTGATGTAAATATGTTAGAAAATGCCATGGAAAGAATGGAGTTTGGTCCCGGTGTACATAGCATAGAATCTGAGGAACTGAGGGAAAAAATACTAGAGAACTCTGCAAAAGTTTCTTCACAATTTAAAACCAACAG tttcTTGAAAATACATCATGTAGAGGACCTCCCTGACAAATACAAGTGGAAGTCTCGACAGAATCATCCAATCACAGGGCCTGATTCATCGGCTCCACATCACATGACTGTCAGGGAAGATTCAGCTGCCACACCCCCTGACTATAAATACAAAGAGGCCAGACTCATTCCCTTAGACGAGTCCATGCAATTACAGCAAGCACAACAAAAGCACCAGGAA GAGCTACAAGCACAAGCCGCAGCAGAGAGACTAGCCAGGTCTCTAAAAATCAAGATGGAACCTTACAACCCAGAGGGAAGAAATATGTC ATATCGAACTCGGGAAGACCCCATGGATACCGACAGTGATGATGAGCCGGAAGTCGAGTTTTATCCTGATGATGTGGATTGA
- the LOC105333088 gene encoding putative oxidoreductase YteT isoform X2, with protein sequence MIMSDSEGKLTTAIVIGAGQRGFGYAHYQEVKPEEFRVIAVADPKKYQRERLQTLCNIADDMVFQDWREVAERERFADCVMICTQDQQHKEPAVVFAKKGYHILLEKPMATTEEDCREIVRVCKENNVFLTVCHVLRYTPWVRKIKELIDSGAIGDVVNIQHLEPVGYWHFAHSFVRGNWHKESESAFSLLAKCCHDVDLICHWMGPQKCQSVSSFGHLSHFSQSNKPKKAANRCLDCPKEVESKCPYSAVEIYINNGIKSFNKGWPVSVLTSGPPDIENVTEALRTGPYGRCVFDMDNDVMSQQVVNMQFTGGATASLSMIGFTESICAREVNVFGTKGEIRYKDGNGSVLQVDFTTGQRYHHKLESRNRGPLSGHGGADYCLMENFESALYHKDFSKIHTGADETLASHLVVFAAEKARKGNRVVTINEDMSFA encoded by the exons ATGATT ATGTCTGACAGTGAGGGAAAATTAACGACGGCTATTGTGATAGGGGCTGGCCAGAGGGGATTTGGTTATGCTCATTACCAGGAGGTAAAACCTGAGGAGTTCCGG GTCATTGCAGTGGCAGACCCCAAAAAGTaccagagagagagattgcAGACTCTGTGTAACATAGCTGATGACATGGTGTTTCAAG ATTGGAGGGAGGTAGCAGAGAGGGAGAGGTTTGCTGACTGTGTGATGATTTGTACGCAGGACCAGCAGCATAAG GAACCAGCAGTTGTATTTGCCAAAAAAGGATATCATATATTACTGGAAAAACCAATGGCA ACCACAGAGGAGGACTGTCGGGAGATTGTCCGAGTCTGCAAAGAGAACAACGTCTTCTTGACGGTCTGCCATGTTCTCCGGTACACGCCCTGGGTCAGGAAGATCAAGGAACTGATTGACAGCGGGGCCATTGGAGACGTGGTCAATATTCAACATCTAGAACCT GTTGGTTATTGGCATTTTGCCCATTCTTTTGTCAGAGGCAACTGGCACAAGGAATCAGAGAGTGCATTTTCTCTTCTGGCTAAGTGTTGCCATGACGTTGACCTTATTTGTCACTGGATGGGACCACAGAAGTGTCAGTCTGTCTCCTCATTCGGACATCTCAGTCATTTCTCTCAGTCTAACAAA CCAAAGAAGGCGGCCAACAGGTGCTTGGACTGCCCTAAGGAAGTGGAGTCCAAATGTCCCTACTCAGCTGTGGAAATTTACATCAACAATGGCATCAAATCA ttcAACAAAGGTTGGCCCGTGTCTGTGTTAACGTCAGGACCCCCTGACatagaaaacgtgacagaagcCCTGCGGACTGGGCCTTATGGACGATGTGTCTTTGACATGGATAATGACGTCATGTCACAACAG GTGGTTAACATGCAATTCACTGGAGGGGCTACAGCTTCATTGTCAATGATAGGATTCACAGAATCAATTTGTGCAAGGGAGGTCAATGTGTTTGGAACAAAG gGTGAGATCAGATATAAAGATGGGAATGGGAGTGTTTTGCAAGTCGACTTTACAACAGGGCAAAGAT ACCACCATAAACTGGAGTCGAGGAACCGTGGTCCACTCTCAGGGCATGGAGGAGCAGACTACTGCTTGATGGAGAACTTTGAGAGCGCCCTCTAT CACAAAGACTTCTCCAAAATCCACACGGGAGCAGACGAGACACTAGCCAGCCATCTTGTCGTGTTCGCTGCAGAAAAAGCCCGCAAAGGAAACCGTGTTGTCACCATTAATGAGGACATGTCGTTTGCTTGA
- the LOC105333088 gene encoding uncharacterized oxidoreductase SP_1686 isoform X3 — protein sequence MIMSDSEGKLTTAIVIGAGQRGFGYAHYQEVKPEEFRVIAVADPKKYQRERLQTLCNIADDMVFQDWREVAERERFADCVMICTQDQQHKEPAVVFAKKGYHILLEKPMATTEEDCREIVRVCKENNVFLTVCHVLRYTPWVRKIKELIDSGAIGDVVNIQHLEPVGYWHFAHSYVRGNWHKESESSPSLLAKCCHDVDLVCHWMGEKKCQKVSSFGHLSHFNKENKPKKAANRCLDCPKEVESKCPYSAVEIYINNGIKSFNKGWPVSVLTSGPPDIENVTEALRTGPYGRCVFDMDNDVMSQQVVNMQFTGGATASLSMIGFTESICAREVNVFGTKTTINWSRGTVVHSQGMEEQTTA from the exons ATGATT ATGTCTGACAGTGAGGGAAAATTAACGACGGCTATTGTGATAGGGGCTGGCCAGAGGGGATTTGGTTATGCTCATTACCAGGAGGTAAAACCTGAGGAGTTCCGG GTCATTGCAGTGGCAGACCCCAAAAAGTaccagagagagagattgcAGACTCTGTGTAACATAGCTGATGACATGGTGTTTCAAG ATTGGAGGGAGGTAGCAGAGAGGGAGAGGTTTGCTGACTGTGTGATGATTTGTACGCAGGACCAGCAGCATAAG GAACCAGCAGTTGTATTTGCCAAAAAAGGATATCATATATTACTGGAAAAACCAATGGCA ACCACAGAGGAGGACTGTCGGGAGATTGTCCGAGTCTGCAAAGAGAACAACGTCTTCTTGACGGTCTGCCATGTTCTCCGGTACACGCCCTGGGTCAGGAAGATCAAGGAACTGATTGACAGCGGGGCCATTGGAGACGTGGTCAATATTCAACATCTAGAACCT GTAGGATACTGGCATTTTGCCCATTCCTACGTGAGAGGAAATTGGCACAAAGAGAGCGAGAGTTCTCCATCCTTACTGGCCAAATGTTGCCATGACGTCGACCTCGTGTGTCATTGGATGGGAGAAAAGAAGTGTCAGAAAGTGTCCTCTTTTGGGCATCTGAGTCATTTTAACAAGGAAAATAAA CCAAAGAAGGCGGCCAACAGGTGCTTGGACTGCCCTAAGGAAGTGGAGTCCAAATGTCCCTACTCAGCTGTGGAAATTTACATCAACAATGGCATCAAATCA ttcAACAAAGGTTGGCCCGTGTCTGTGTTAACGTCAGGACCCCCTGACatagaaaacgtgacagaagcCCTGCGGACTGGGCCTTATGGACGATGTGTCTTTGACATGGATAATGACGTCATGTCACAACAG GTGGTTAACATGCAATTCACTGGAGGGGCTACAGCTTCATTGTCAATGATAGGATTCACAGAATCAATTTGTGCAAGGGAGGTCAATGTGTTTGGAACAAAG ACCACCATAAACTGGAGTCGAGGAACCGTGGTCCACTCTCAGGGCATGGAGGAGCAGACTACTGCTTGA
- the LOC105333088 gene encoding putative oxidoreductase YteT isoform X1 → MIMSDSEGKLTTAIVIGAGQRGFGYAHYQEVKPEEFRVIAVADPKKYQRERLQTLCNIADDMVFQDWREVAERERFADCVMICTQDQQHKEPAVVFAKKGYHILLEKPMATTEEDCREIVRVCKENNVFLTVCHVLRYTPWVRKIKELIDSGAIGDVVNIQHLEPVGYWHFAHSYVRGNWHKESESSPSLLAKCCHDVDLVCHWMGEKKCQKVSSFGHLSHFNKENKPKKAANRCLDCPKEVESKCPYSAVEIYINNGIKSFNKGWPVSVLTSGPPDIENVTEALRTGPYGRCVFDMDNDVMSQQVVNMQFTGGATASLSMIGFTESICAREVNVFGTKGEIRYKDGNGSVLQVDFTTGQRYHHKLESRNRGPLSGHGGADYCLMENFESALYHKDFSKIHTGADETLASHLVVFAAEKARKGNRVVTINEDMSFA, encoded by the exons ATGATT ATGTCTGACAGTGAGGGAAAATTAACGACGGCTATTGTGATAGGGGCTGGCCAGAGGGGATTTGGTTATGCTCATTACCAGGAGGTAAAACCTGAGGAGTTCCGG GTCATTGCAGTGGCAGACCCCAAAAAGTaccagagagagagattgcAGACTCTGTGTAACATAGCTGATGACATGGTGTTTCAAG ATTGGAGGGAGGTAGCAGAGAGGGAGAGGTTTGCTGACTGTGTGATGATTTGTACGCAGGACCAGCAGCATAAG GAACCAGCAGTTGTATTTGCCAAAAAAGGATATCATATATTACTGGAAAAACCAATGGCA ACCACAGAGGAGGACTGTCGGGAGATTGTCCGAGTCTGCAAAGAGAACAACGTCTTCTTGACGGTCTGCCATGTTCTCCGGTACACGCCCTGGGTCAGGAAGATCAAGGAACTGATTGACAGCGGGGCCATTGGAGACGTGGTCAATATTCAACATCTAGAACCT GTAGGATACTGGCATTTTGCCCATTCCTACGTGAGAGGAAATTGGCACAAAGAGAGCGAGAGTTCTCCATCCTTACTGGCCAAATGTTGCCATGACGTCGACCTCGTGTGTCATTGGATGGGAGAAAAGAAGTGTCAGAAAGTGTCCTCTTTTGGGCATCTGAGTCATTTTAACAAGGAAAATAAA CCAAAGAAGGCGGCCAACAGGTGCTTGGACTGCCCTAAGGAAGTGGAGTCCAAATGTCCCTACTCAGCTGTGGAAATTTACATCAACAATGGCATCAAATCA ttcAACAAAGGTTGGCCCGTGTCTGTGTTAACGTCAGGACCCCCTGACatagaaaacgtgacagaagcCCTGCGGACTGGGCCTTATGGACGATGTGTCTTTGACATGGATAATGACGTCATGTCACAACAG GTGGTTAACATGCAATTCACTGGAGGGGCTACAGCTTCATTGTCAATGATAGGATTCACAGAATCAATTTGTGCAAGGGAGGTCAATGTGTTTGGAACAAAG gGTGAGATCAGATATAAAGATGGGAATGGGAGTGTTTTGCAAGTCGACTTTACAACAGGGCAAAGAT ACCACCATAAACTGGAGTCGAGGAACCGTGGTCCACTCTCAGGGCATGGAGGAGCAGACTACTGCTTGATGGAGAACTTTGAGAGCGCCCTCTAT CACAAAGACTTCTCCAAAATCCACACGGGAGCAGACGAGACACTAGCCAGCCATCTTGTCGTGTTCGCTGCAGAAAAAGCCCGCAAAGGAAACCGTGTTGTCACCATTAATGAGGACATGTCGTTTGCTTGA
- the LOC109619649 gene encoding major facilitator superfamily domain-containing protein 12 isoform X1 has protein sequence MGLPLTQRLGYSIGHVLNDLTASVWFSYLIVYFHQVMNFNNNLAGYLMLIGQVSDAMFTPFIGYESDRTRGFCGLGRRKAWHLVGTISVACSYPFLFNDCIGYPNAPDWSKFIYFAPFVVIFQFGWAATQISHLSLIPDLTSDDNERVELNGIRYAFTVLSNLVVFGIFWLLFLLHGDHSDNMESQLTSVDALKFRNLVFIIVGMGIVFSIAFHLIVREPVQHDDVSTAENAISDGFSTTIEKSTVLRTRMTWKCWLKTKQFYQIAVVYMSTRLFVNVSQIYLPLYVTETLDLPKDSVAIFPLVVYVSGFVASIAMRLVNSRLGRKATYALGLVLGIGACAWIYFLNHDNAKQVYGAVILLGLGGSTMLVTSLAMTSDLIACNVESGAFVYGAMSFTDKLSNGVAVVLIQHLHPCVACCPSCKDYYRQVLTFVPGGVAVVAFIALLSLLPYKIGLRPNTGNALKTAVDGIKADNSCPADETSPLLGEHRPQSATIQT, from the exons ATGGGATTACCTTTGACCCAGAGACTTGGGTACAGTATAGGTCACGTCCTGAATGACCTAACAGCCTCAGTATGGTTCAGTTATCTTATTGTGTATTTCCATCAAGTGATGAACTTTAATAACAATTTGGCGGGATATTTGATGCTGATTGGGCAAGTGAGTGATGCGATGTTTACACCATTTATCGGGTATGAGTCGGACAGAACTAGAGGATTCTGTGGTCTAGGAAGGAGAAAAGCATGGCATCTTGTAG gTACAATATCCGTGGCTTGCAGTTACCCTTTCCTCTTCAATGACTGCATAGGTTACCCTAATGCCCCCGATTGGTCCAAATTCATCTACTTTGCTCCATTTGTGGTCATTTTCCAGTTTGGCTGGGCCGCCACCCAGATTTCTCACTTGTCACTTATACCTGATCTCACCTCTGATGATAACGAGAGAGTAGAGCTCAATGGAATCAG GTATGCCTTCACCGTCCTGTCCAATCTGGTGGTGTTTGGAATCTTCTGGTTGTTGTTTCTCCTCCACGGTGACCATAGCGACAACATGGAGAGCCAGCTGACCTCTGTGGATGCTCTCAAGTTCAGG AACCTGGTGTTCATCATTGTTGGTATGGGCATTGTCTTCAGTATAGCCTTCCATTTAATCGTTCGCGAACCAGTACAGCATGACGATGTAAGCACTGCAGAAAACGCCATCTCAGACGGTTTCTCCACAACGATAGAAAAATCTACAGTTCTTCGAACCAGAATGACATGGAAATGTTGGTTAAAAACAAAGCAGTTTTATCAG atTGCAGTAGTATATATGTCTACTCGGTTGTTTGTAAATGTATCTCAGATCTACCTCCCGTTGTATGTAACAGAAACCCTGGACCTGCCCAAG GACTCTGTTGCTATTTTTCCATTGGTTGTGTATGTTTCCGGTTTTGTGGCCTCAATTGCAATGAGACTGGTCAACTCTCGACTGGGACGAAAG GCCACATATGCCCTGGGCCTGGTGCTTGGTATCGGGGCTTGTGCCTGGATTTACTTTTTGAATCACGACAATGCCAAGCAAGTGTATGGTGCGGTCATTCTGCTTGGTCTGGGGGGATCCACCATGTTGGTGACCTCTTTAGCCATGACCTCTGACCTTATTGCCTGCAATGTG GAATCAGGAGCATTTGTTTATGGTGCCATGAGTTTTACTGACAAACTCTCTAATGGGGTCGCGGTTGTGTTAATACAACACCTGCATCCTTGTGT AGCATGTTGTCCAAGCTGTAAAGATTATTACCGTCAGGTCCTGACCTTTGTCCCAGGGGGCGTGGCAGTTGTAGCTTTCATTGCTCTTTTATCTCTACTTCCATACAAAATAGGACTGCGACCTAACACAG GCAATGCATTGAAAACTGCAGTTGATGGAATAAAGGCAGACAACTCTTGCCCTGCTGATGAAACCAGTCCTCTCCTTGGGGAACATAGACCACAAAGTGCTACAATACAGACTTGA
- the LOC105335325 gene encoding DNA-directed RNA polymerase II subunit GRINL1A isoform X1, which translates to MHFFHSSSMASEKQGYLGNLEEKSIQELKELLTREENILRKKKFVSSLPDKGKKIIEFRQKLLDLISKKQNLYHETALPQTLISSSEEKIKQHLNPLIKPKSRFSEEEKVFKSVENDSVEVTKKDVAHDIVSMESQPRGPEAEAVIMHENKSPMQTTQDNANTLPSPLQTAQTTTYGASEFAKLRDKSHQGDQNTTQVVTNLSCGVNKTPKTAQSQDTDVNMLENAMERMEFGPGVHSIESEELREKILENSAKVSSQFKTNSFLKIHHVEDLPDKYKWKSRQNHPITGPDSSAPHHMTVREDSAATPPDYKYKEARLIPLDESMQLQQAQQKHQEELQAQAAAERLARSLKIKMEPYNPEGRNMSYRTREDPMDTDSDDEPEVEFYPDDVD; encoded by the exons atgcacttctttcacag CAGCAGTATGGCTTCTGAAAAACAAGGCTATTTAGGAAATCTTGAAGAAAAATCTATCCAAGAGCTTAAAGAACTGTTGACCAGGGAAGAGAACATCCTAAGAAAGAA aaaatttGTTTCAAGTCTTCCAGACAAAGgcaaaaaaataattgagtTCAGACAGAAACTGTTGGATTTAATCAGCAAAAAGCAGAATCTGTATCATGAGACAGCTTTACCCCAGACTTTAATCTCCAGCAGTGAGgagaaaataaaacagcatCTAAATCCACTTATCAAACCAAAATCTAGGTTTTCAGAGGAAGAAAAGGTTTTTAAATCAGTGGAAAATGACAGTGTAGAAGTGACTAAGAAGGATGTGGCCCATGACATTGTTTCCATGGAGAGTCAGCCCAGAGGGCCAGAGGCAGAAGCAGTGATAATGCACGAAAACAAATCGCCAATGCAAACAACACAGGACAATGCAAACACTTTACCATCACCATTGCAAACTGCTCAAACCACGACATATGGTGCCAGTGAATTTGCAAAGTTGAGAGATAAGAGTCACCAAGGTGACCAAAACACTACTCAAGTTGTTACAAATCTATCTTGTGGTGTAAATAAAACTCCCAAAACTGCACAGAGTCAAGACACTGATGTAAATATGTTAGAAAATGCCATGGAAAGAATGGAGTTTGGTCCCGGTGTACATAGCATAGAATCTGAGGAACTGAGGGAAAAAATACTAGAGAACTCTGCAAAAGTTTCTTCACAATTTAAAACCAACAG tttcTTGAAAATACATCATGTAGAGGACCTCCCTGACAAATACAAGTGGAAGTCTCGACAGAATCATCCAATCACAGGGCCTGATTCATCGGCTCCACATCACATGACTGTCAGGGAAGATTCAGCTGCCACACCCCCTGACTATAAATACAAAGAGGCCAGACTCATTCCCTTAGACGAGTCCATGCAATTACAGCAAGCACAACAAAAGCACCAGGAA GAGCTACAAGCACAAGCCGCAGCAGAGAGACTAGCCAGGTCTCTAAAAATCAAGATGGAACCTTACAACCCAGAGGGAAGAAATATGTC ATATCGAACTCGGGAAGACCCCATGGATACCGACAGTGATGATGAGCCGGAAGTCGAGTTTTATCCTGATGATGTGGATTGA
- the LOC109619649 gene encoding major facilitator superfamily domain-containing protein 12 isoform X2, producing the protein MGLPLTQRLGYSIGHVLNDLTASVWFSYLIVYFHQVMNFNNNLAGYLMLIGQVSDAMFTPFIGYESDRTRGFCGLGRRKAWHLVGTISVACSYPFLFNDCIGYPNAPDWSKFIYFAPFVVIFQFGWAATQISHLSLIPDLTSDDNERVELNGIRYAFTVLSNLVVFGIFWLLFLLHGDHSDNMESQLTSVDALKFRNLVFIIVGMGIVFSIAFHLIVREPVQHDDVSTAENAISDGFSTTIEKSTVLRTRMTWKCWLKTKQFYQIAVVYMSTRLFVNVSQIYLPLYVTETLDLPKDSVAIFPLVVYVSGFVASIAMRLVNSRLGRKATYALGLVLGIGACAWIYFLNHDNAKQVYGAVILLGLGGSTMLVTSLAMTSDLIACNVESGAFVYGAMSFTDKLSNGVAVVLIQHLHPCVACCPSCKDYYRQVLTFVPGGVAVVAFIALLSLLPYKIGLRPNTVKPLKSLVSNDFKREEAMTDDEERQPLLHNRPS; encoded by the exons ATGGGATTACCTTTGACCCAGAGACTTGGGTACAGTATAGGTCACGTCCTGAATGACCTAACAGCCTCAGTATGGTTCAGTTATCTTATTGTGTATTTCCATCAAGTGATGAACTTTAATAACAATTTGGCGGGATATTTGATGCTGATTGGGCAAGTGAGTGATGCGATGTTTACACCATTTATCGGGTATGAGTCGGACAGAACTAGAGGATTCTGTGGTCTAGGAAGGAGAAAAGCATGGCATCTTGTAG gTACAATATCCGTGGCTTGCAGTTACCCTTTCCTCTTCAATGACTGCATAGGTTACCCTAATGCCCCCGATTGGTCCAAATTCATCTACTTTGCTCCATTTGTGGTCATTTTCCAGTTTGGCTGGGCCGCCACCCAGATTTCTCACTTGTCACTTATACCTGATCTCACCTCTGATGATAACGAGAGAGTAGAGCTCAATGGAATCAG GTATGCCTTCACCGTCCTGTCCAATCTGGTGGTGTTTGGAATCTTCTGGTTGTTGTTTCTCCTCCACGGTGACCATAGCGACAACATGGAGAGCCAGCTGACCTCTGTGGATGCTCTCAAGTTCAGG AACCTGGTGTTCATCATTGTTGGTATGGGCATTGTCTTCAGTATAGCCTTCCATTTAATCGTTCGCGAACCAGTACAGCATGACGATGTAAGCACTGCAGAAAACGCCATCTCAGACGGTTTCTCCACAACGATAGAAAAATCTACAGTTCTTCGAACCAGAATGACATGGAAATGTTGGTTAAAAACAAAGCAGTTTTATCAG atTGCAGTAGTATATATGTCTACTCGGTTGTTTGTAAATGTATCTCAGATCTACCTCCCGTTGTATGTAACAGAAACCCTGGACCTGCCCAAG GACTCTGTTGCTATTTTTCCATTGGTTGTGTATGTTTCCGGTTTTGTGGCCTCAATTGCAATGAGACTGGTCAACTCTCGACTGGGACGAAAG GCCACATATGCCCTGGGCCTGGTGCTTGGTATCGGGGCTTGTGCCTGGATTTACTTTTTGAATCACGACAATGCCAAGCAAGTGTATGGTGCGGTCATTCTGCTTGGTCTGGGGGGATCCACCATGTTGGTGACCTCTTTAGCCATGACCTCTGACCTTATTGCCTGCAATGTG GAATCAGGAGCATTTGTTTATGGTGCCATGAGTTTTACTGACAAACTCTCTAATGGGGTCGCGGTTGTGTTAATACAACACCTGCATCCTTGTGT AGCATGTTGTCCAAGCTGTAAAGATTATTACCGTCAGGTCCTGACCTTTGTCCCAGGGGGCGTGGCAGTTGTAGCTTTCATTGCTCTTTTATCTCTACTTCCATACAAAATAGGACTGCGACCTAACACAG TTAAGCCACTGAAAAGCCTGGTCAGTAATGACTTTAAAAGGGAGGAAGCAATGACCGATGATGAAGAAAGACAGCCTCTTCTTCATAACAGACCCTCTTAG